A genomic window from Sphingobacterium sp. BN32 includes:
- a CDS encoding serine hydrolase, translating into MKNIYQITKKVAFACVGLIISSQVFAQSAGFEQKLKDVANKYEAVGLAVVVVKDGKSVYNHALGYKNLENKEALTTDNLFRIASISKSFSATAIMQLVEQGRISLSDDFSDLVGFKVRNPKYPDTKITLEMVLSHRSSINDSNGYFELDVINPDKNPNWAKSYNDYKPGTDYEYCNLNFNMVGAVLERLSNVRFDNYIKQQILSPLGLNAGYCIDSLDRSRFATLYVKEDGAFKAQPSAYNPRSEEVRNYSMGVSTPVFSPTGGMKISANDLAKYMTMHMNYGQAGGVKIISKKSSKRMQKGLSAKEHYGLALLETDKLIPGEHMIGHTGSAYGLYSNMFFEPKKKFGFIVITNGCIPTQDRDEDIMLSKDVIRLLYSEFVKK; encoded by the coding sequence ATGAAGAACATCTATCAAATTACAAAGAAAGTTGCCTTTGCCTGCGTAGGCTTAATTATCAGTAGCCAAGTCTTCGCACAATCTGCGGGCTTCGAACAAAAATTAAAAGACGTAGCGAATAAATATGAAGCCGTTGGATTAGCGGTCGTGGTCGTGAAAGACGGCAAATCGGTATACAACCATGCGCTGGGCTATAAGAATCTGGAGAATAAAGAGGCTTTGACGACAGACAACCTATTCCGTATCGCTTCTATCTCCAAGTCTTTCAGCGCCACAGCGATTATGCAATTAGTAGAACAAGGGCGTATCTCCTTGTCCGATGATTTTAGTGATTTGGTGGGCTTCAAAGTTAGAAATCCAAAATATCCAGACACAAAGATTACGTTGGAAATGGTCTTGTCGCACCGCTCCAGTATTAATGATAGCAACGGATATTTCGAACTCGATGTCATTAATCCGGATAAGAATCCCAACTGGGCGAAGTCTTACAATGATTATAAACCGGGAACAGATTACGAATACTGTAACTTGAATTTTAATATGGTAGGAGCGGTTCTCGAACGCCTGAGCAATGTTCGCTTTGATAATTACATCAAGCAACAGATCTTAAGTCCTTTGGGTTTGAATGCGGGCTATTGTATAGATTCATTGGATCGCTCAAGATTTGCGACACTATATGTTAAAGAGGATGGAGCTTTTAAAGCTCAGCCTTCTGCTTATAATCCAAGGTCCGAAGAGGTTCGGAATTACAGCATGGGAGTTTCTACGCCTGTATTTTCGCCAACCGGAGGGATGAAAATTTCTGCAAATGATCTAGCCAAGTATATGACGATGCATATGAATTACGGCCAAGCTGGCGGGGTAAAAATTATCAGCAAGAAAAGCTCGAAGCGTATGCAGAAGGGCTTATCTGCAAAAGAACATTATGGTCTGGCGCTTTTAGAAACCGATAAACTTATTCCAGGCGAACATATGATTGGGCATACAGGTTCTGCATATGGCTTATACAGCAATATGTTTTTTGAACCAAAGAAGAAATTTGGGTTTATTGTGATAACGAATGGCTGCATCCCTACGCAGGATAGAGATGAGGATATTATGTTGTCTAAAGACGTTATCCGTTTGTTATACAGTGAATTCGTGAAAAAATAA
- the fabV gene encoding enoyl-ACP reductase FabV produces the protein MIIQPRTRGFICLTAHPEGAAQHIKNQIEYVKSKGKIADGPKKVLVIGASTGFGIASRISAAFGSDAATIGVFFEKPASEGKLGTAGWYNSAAFEKEAHAAGLYAKSINGDAFSDEIKQQTIELIKKDLGQVDLVVYSLASPRRTHPKTGVAHASVLKPIDQPFTDKTVDFHTGVVSDITINPVENPEDIDNTVAVMGGEDWKFWIEELKAAGVLAEGVKTVAYSYIGPEITYPIYRNGTIGRAKDNLEATVPVLNEILKDLHGVSYVSVNKALVTQSSSAIPVVPLYISLLYKVMKEKGIHEGTIEQMQRLFAERLYNGSDLQLDDKGRIRVDDLEMREDVQKEVAALWGQATTENLEEISDIAGYRNDFFQLFGFNFDEIDYEKDTNEVVNIPSIG, from the coding sequence ATGATTATTCAACCAAGAACAAGAGGATTTATTTGTTTGACAGCGCATCCTGAAGGTGCTGCACAACATATTAAAAATCAAATCGAGTATGTAAAATCTAAAGGCAAGATTGCTGATGGTCCTAAAAAGGTATTAGTAATCGGTGCTTCTACGGGATTTGGTATTGCCTCTCGTATATCTGCTGCCTTTGGCTCTGATGCTGCAACCATTGGTGTATTTTTTGAAAAACCAGCATCTGAGGGTAAACTAGGTACTGCAGGTTGGTATAACTCCGCTGCTTTTGAAAAAGAAGCACATGCTGCCGGATTATACGCAAAGAGTATCAATGGTGATGCTTTCTCGGACGAGATCAAACAGCAAACTATTGAGTTAATTAAAAAGGATTTAGGACAAGTTGATCTTGTCGTTTACTCATTGGCATCTCCACGTCGTACGCATCCTAAAACAGGTGTGGCACATGCATCAGTATTGAAACCTATCGATCAGCCATTTACAGATAAAACAGTTGACTTCCATACGGGCGTCGTTTCTGATATTACGATCAATCCGGTTGAGAATCCAGAAGATATCGACAATACAGTCGCTGTGATGGGTGGTGAAGACTGGAAGTTCTGGATTGAAGAATTAAAGGCTGCAGGCGTTTTAGCAGAAGGCGTGAAGACTGTAGCATACTCGTACATCGGCCCTGAGATTACTTATCCGATTTATCGTAATGGTACAATCGGCCGCGCTAAAGATAATTTGGAAGCTACGGTTCCTGTTTTGAACGAGATTTTGAAAGACCTACATGGTGTTTCTTATGTTTCAGTAAACAAGGCCTTGGTAACTCAGTCAAGCTCTGCAATTCCTGTCGTTCCTTTGTATATTTCGTTATTATACAAAGTAATGAAGGAAAAAGGAATTCACGAAGGGACGATAGAACAAATGCAACGTTTGTTTGCGGAGCGTTTGTACAACGGTTCAGATTTGCAATTAGATGATAAAGGAAGAATTCGTGTAGACGATTTAGAGATGCGTGAAGATGTTCAAAAAGAGGTTGCGGCCTTATGGGGACAGGCGACTACAGAGAACTTAGAAGAGATTTCTGATATTGCTGGATACCGCAATGACTTCTTCCAATTATTTGGATTCAATTTCGATGAAATTGATTACGAAAAAGACACAAACGAAGTAGTTAATATTCCGAGCATCGGATAG
- a CDS encoding ATP-binding protein, translating to MLNSSSTDQQKQLVSDGIQSFGYLIVTDLDLNIIAGSENCSDWLRRDVDTLFDRPFSFLIDHYFYDYQIDIQEAVRQIIAEENDRNLLEIRLLERGCYLSVYRNEHSVYFEFEIKVADLQVYFPKFESFAQILMENTKGIWQHLSDYMGKVLGYDRITVYQFIEGGYGKIIAETRNNDNLESIIGLYQSDFAVLSQARKVHLKNLCRLTHDIYEEPIRIVSKDGHPIDLLNTNIRTLAKVHSDHLKKVGIGCNLSFSILIDNQIWGLIFCQNVRPTRINLIKREAFVYMIQWASTRFADEQFVQEREFNERIRNFELLLKEKLLLKKDMLDVLGSMSKLLCQFANADAMVIAYGDQIFAQQIRIGRKKLKRLKTLILRETDQYIYTDEEFTWKFGEELDIEMSRFAGIAKVDIESNREFTLYFFRKESIVERTYMDTPTHHLMNPKPNETFTTAPHKHFDVWHHKIVGTSARWTERDLYYFSRLRKLIKTSMNQMALELSTLNAEVVSLNRALDSYAYTVSHDVKNPLSAINLSVQMLLQRPDMPMELRDRMLHNMKSAVDIIGELLVAIHLFSKIKSFNYQTELVDVNHSIGQITTFCKMRYDAESTEVKIGELLPVYGHKTLVYQLFQNLIGNAIKYSARADCPFVEVYSEQNSEFIRYVIRDNGIGIADEDLKSIYDTFKRLDNAVDFEGTGLGLTIVKSIADKLDLQIKVDSKIGMGTEFQVLFPIEQ from the coding sequence ATGCTTAATTCTTCCTCTACTGATCAGCAGAAGCAGCTGGTTTCTGATGGTATCCAGAGCTTTGGGTATCTAATCGTCACAGATTTAGATTTGAATATCATTGCAGGTAGCGAGAATTGTTCTGATTGGTTGCGAAGAGATGTGGACACGCTCTTTGATCGTCCTTTTTCATTCTTGATCGATCATTATTTCTATGACTACCAGATTGATATTCAAGAAGCCGTTCGACAGATTATTGCCGAGGAGAATGACCGAAATCTATTGGAGATTAGACTGCTGGAGAGGGGCTGTTATTTAAGTGTTTATCGAAATGAACACTCCGTTTATTTTGAGTTTGAAATTAAAGTTGCGGATTTACAAGTCTACTTTCCAAAATTCGAATCCTTTGCTCAGATATTAATGGAAAACACCAAAGGTATTTGGCAGCACCTGAGCGATTATATGGGTAAAGTCTTGGGATATGACCGCATAACGGTGTATCAATTCATTGAGGGTGGTTATGGGAAGATCATAGCGGAAACAAGGAATAACGACAACTTAGAAAGCATTATCGGGCTATATCAATCGGACTTTGCAGTCTTGTCGCAGGCAAGAAAGGTTCACCTTAAGAATCTATGCCGGTTAACCCACGATATCTATGAAGAGCCCATCCGAATTGTTAGTAAAGATGGTCATCCTATTGATTTGCTGAACACTAACATTCGCACCTTAGCCAAGGTTCATAGCGATCATTTGAAGAAAGTTGGGATTGGTTGTAATCTAAGTTTTTCGATCCTGATCGATAATCAGATATGGGGCCTGATTTTCTGCCAAAATGTTCGCCCGACAAGGATTAACCTGATAAAACGCGAAGCTTTCGTCTACATGATTCAATGGGCATCGACACGCTTTGCAGATGAGCAATTTGTTCAAGAGAGAGAGTTCAACGAGCGTATTCGGAATTTTGAATTGCTACTGAAGGAAAAGTTGCTATTGAAAAAGGATATGCTCGATGTATTAGGGTCGATGAGCAAGCTTTTATGCCAGTTCGCCAATGCGGATGCGATGGTTATCGCTTATGGAGATCAGATATTTGCTCAGCAAATCCGTATAGGGCGTAAAAAATTGAAGCGGTTAAAGACGTTGATTCTCCGTGAGACGGATCAATACATTTACACAGATGAGGAATTCACGTGGAAGTTTGGCGAAGAATTAGATATCGAAATGAGTCGTTTTGCGGGAATTGCGAAAGTCGATATAGAATCGAATAGGGAATTCACGCTTTACTTTTTCAGAAAGGAGTCGATCGTCGAGCGAACCTATATGGATACCCCGACTCATCATTTGATGAACCCAAAGCCTAATGAGACATTTACAACCGCGCCACACAAACACTTCGACGTTTGGCATCATAAAATAGTAGGGACGTCAGCGCGCTGGACAGAACGCGATCTGTACTATTTCTCCAGATTAAGAAAACTGATTAAAACGAGTATGAATCAGATGGCATTGGAGCTAAGTACGTTGAACGCAGAGGTAGTGAGTCTGAATAGGGCATTAGATTCCTATGCTTATACCGTCAGCCATGACGTAAAGAATCCATTGTCCGCAATCAACTTGTCTGTTCAAATGTTGCTTCAGCGCCCGGACATGCCGATGGAACTTAGAGATCGAATGCTTCATAATATGAAGAGTGCTGTTGATATCATAGGGGAATTGCTTGTTGCGATACATTTATTTTCAAAAATCAAGTCTTTTAATTATCAAACCGAGCTGGTTGATGTCAACCATTCCATCGGCCAGATTACGACTTTTTGTAAAATGCGATATGATGCGGAGTCTACAGAAGTTAAAATAGGGGAGTTGCTACCGGTTTATGGACATAAGACGCTGGTGTACCAGCTGTTTCAGAATTTGATTGGGAATGCGATCAAGTATTCCGCTCGTGCCGACTGTCCTTTTGTTGAGGTCTACTCCGAGCAAAACAGCGAGTTCATCCGTTACGTCATCCGTGACAATGGGATTGGTATTGCTGATGAAGACTTGAAATCTATTTATGACACATTCAAGCGCCTTGATAATGCTGTTGATTTTGAAGGTACGGGCTTAGGTCTTACTATCGTAAAATCCATCGCCGACAAGTTGGATCTGCAAATTAAAGTAGATAGCAAGATTGGAATGGGAACGGAATTTCAAGTGCTATTTCCAATAGAGCAATAA